In Falco cherrug isolate bFalChe1 chromosome 2, bFalChe1.pri, whole genome shotgun sequence, the following are encoded in one genomic region:
- the ZIC5 gene encoding LOW QUALITY PROTEIN: zinc finger protein ZIC 5 (The sequence of the model RefSeq protein was modified relative to this genomic sequence to represent the inferred CDS: inserted 2 bases in 1 codon; deleted 2 bases in 1 codon): protein MFLKAGRGKKITTASVDGLGCVVMEPPLSKRNPTLRLADLAAAQPHPHQNMTGFPGLGNHHVHPHHGAHLHPGDAGGDPGGALTPLGPEHMAQPAALKLTPEALTAAAAAFAXRPPPPPPPPPPPPPPPPPSPPTPPAAALPGYPSGGAAGRDFLLRRELPAAAAVHGALGEQHPPAGSPHLPHPPPHGVFISSAGNYGTADGAHAAFPPPPPGEQGAPAGRHPPLNGQMRLGLAAGAGELYGRAEAHYGAAAASSSALQGYGSVNLNLAAAAAGHGHPHHPHPHHHHHHHHHHAHVGAAAAAAAGAFLRYMRQPIKQELICKWIDREPPPPPPPPPPGGRKPCSKTFSTMQELVSHVTVEHVGGPEQSSHVCYWEECPREGKPFKAKYKLINHIRVHTGEKPFPCPFPGCGKVFARSENLKIHKRTHTGEKPFKCEFDGCERKFANSSDRKKHSHVHTSDKPYYCKIRGCDKSYTHPSSLRKHMKIHCKSPPPSPPLGSQGYAAAGPPDGPLPPEADLAAEPPRGRAAALSPPVTNLSEWYVCQAGGAPRRPRTPSSRDTSPASEGDEPHRTSRGRTAP from the exons ATGTTTTTGAAGGCGggtagagggaaaaaaataacaacagcgAGCGTAGATGGGCTTGGCTGTGTCGTTATGGAGCCCCCTTTGAGCAAGAGGAACCCGACACTGAGATTAGCGGATTTGGCAGCGGCTCAGCCCCATCCTCACCAGAACATGACAGGCTTCCCGGGGCTGGGGAACCACCACGTCCACCCCCACCACGGGGCCCACCTCCACCCCGGGGACGCGGGCGGCGACCCCGGCGGCGCCCTCACGCCGCTCGGACCCGAGCACATGGCGCAGCCCGCCGCCCTCAAGCTCACGCCCGAGGCGctcaccgccgccgccgccgccttcgc gcgcccgccgccaccaccgccgccgccgccgccaccgccgccgccgccaccaccGTCGCCGCCTacg ccgcccgccgccgccctcccgGGCTACCCGtcggggggggcggcgggccgggacTTCCTCCTGCGGCGGGagctgcccgccgccgccgccgtaCACGGGGCGCTGGGCGAGCAGCACCCGCCCGCCGGCTCCCCCCACCTCCCGCACCCGCCGCCCCACGGCGTCTTCATCTCGTCCGCCGGCAACTACGGCACGGCCGACGGGGCGCACGCCGCcttcccgccgccgccgcccggcgaGCAGGGCGCGCCCGCCGGCCGCCACCCGCCGCTCAACGGGCAGATGCGCCTGGGGCTGGCGGCCGGCGCCGGGGAGCTCTACGGGCGCGCCGAGGCGCACTacggggccgccgccgcctcctcctcggCGCTGCAAGGCTACGGCTCCGTCAACCTCAacctggcggcggcggcggccggccaCGGGCACCCGCACCACCCCCAtccacaccaccaccatcaccaccatcaccaccatgCCCACgtcggggcggcggcggcggcggcggccggggcctTCCTGCGGTACATGCGGCAGCCCATCAAGCAAGAGCTGATCTGCAAGTGGATCGACCGGGAGCCGCCTCCTCCGCCTCCGCCTCCGCCACCGGGCGGTAGGAAGCCTTGCTCCAAAACTTTCAGCACGATGCAGGAGCTGGTGAGCCATGTCACCGTGGAGCACGTCGGCGGGCCCGAGCAGAGCAGCCACGTGTGCTACTGGGAGGAGTGTCCCCGGGAAGGCAAGCCCTTCAAAGCGAAATACAAACTCATCAACCACATCCGAGTGCACACGGGAGAGaaacccttcccctgccccttccccggcTGCGGGAAGGTCTTCGCCCGCTCCGAAAACCTCAAGATCCACAAACGGACTCATACAG GGGAGAAGCCCTTCAAGTGCGAGTTCGACGGTTGCGAGAGGAAGTTCGCCAACAGCAGCGACCGCAAGAAGCACTCCCACGTCCACACCTCCGACAAGCCCTACTACTGCAAGATCCGCGGCTGCGACAAGTCCTacacccaccccagctccctgcgGAAGCACATGAAGATCCACTGCAAgtccccgccgccctccccgccgcTGGGCTCCCAGGGCTACGCGGCGGCCGGCCCCCCCGACGGCCCGCTGCCCCCCGAGGCCGACCTGGCCGCCGAgccgccccgcggccgcgccgccgccctcTCCCCGCCGGTCACCAACCTCAGCGAGTGGTACGTCTGCCAGGCCGGGGGggccccccgccggccccgcacCCCCTCCAGCCGCGACACCTCCCCGGCCTCCGAGGGGGACGAGCCCCACAGGACGTCGAGGGGCAGAACGGCTCCCTAG